DNA sequence from the Candidatus Neomarinimicrobiota bacterium genome:
AATGATGCATATCGATCCTAATACGATTTTGCCTCATTGGCGGCATACCAGGCGGCTGCTGTGCCTAATAATCGAGGATAATACTACTCCGCGACATCCCCCGGATAAAGGCTGCGTAAGATGCTACCTAATCGCCTGTTTCAATCAAGGATGAACATTACCCGGCAATTGCCGATAGCATCGGCAAATCCGGCATAGCCGGCGGCCCGCTGAGCATCAGCCTTGGATATGACGATATCAGTGGCCAAGGTACCACTGGTACGTGTCCCCTTGATGGTGAGCGGGTTGCCGGCCACCCGGGCGTCACCTTTGGCCGCCTCGATATCCTTGTGATATCCAACCACTCCCTGGGTCACAGCAAAATCGCGGGGATACTTTCCGGGGCCGTACAGTACGATACCGTCATCGGCGAGTATACGCGGTGACATGGATGGTTTCACACTCAACCCACGGGTATCAATGATCAGACCGGTAATGGGCTGTCCCGCAATCGCCGGCACCACCGCCGGTGCTGCTTCAGCCGGGGTTCCCGCCCCCACGGGTGGAGTTGTCGCTTCAGCCGCAGGAGGCAGGGGCGTCGGAAGAACCACATCCATGATGCCGCTCATGGGCACGGACATGGTTACCTCCACTGAGGCATCACTCAGATATTTTACGTCCCCTACTTGCTGGGCCCCTTGCACCATGGCCTCGACTTTCGTCCGGACAACGTCATTTGCCACCATGTTATTACTGACGGTGGTCTCGGAAGTCACCCGCACGGCTTTGACTGCCTCGACCAGGTTGCGCAGGGCATCTACTCTGGCAGCCCGGATGGCGTTTGCCCGTGCCGCCCCTACATTGGGGGCGTTAGCGGGTACCGCGCCGATGCCGGTGGCGGTTATAACCCGCTGTGAATAGTCCACCAGGCCGAACTCGTTTTGTTCCGTCACAGCGCCAGGCGTAGTAACCCATTGAGCCCAGATTAGTGAAATTCCGAAAAGAAGGACCGTAATTGTTATTGCAAGCAAAGAGCGCCGCATATGTTGCCTCCCTGAAGTTGATGTTTTACAAACCTTACCATCCCGTTAATAGGATTTGCCGATCACTTCCGAGGTGGTGCTAAAAGGTGATCCGTAGCGAAGACTGAATCTCGCGAATAATC
Encoded proteins:
- a CDS encoding LPP20 family lipoprotein codes for the protein MRRSLLAITITVLLFGISLIWAQWVTTPGAVTEQNEFGLVDYSQRVITATGIGAVPANAPNVGAARANAIRAARVDALRNLVEAVKAVRVTSETTVSNNMVANDVVRTKVEAMVQGAQQVGDVKYLSDASVEVTMSVPMSGIMDVVLPTPLPPAAEATTPPVGAGTPAEAAPAVVPAIAGQPITGLIIDTRGLSVKPSMSPRILADDGIVLYGPGKYPRDFAVTQGVVGYHKDIEAAKGDARVAGNPLTIKGTRTSGTLATDIVISKADAQRAAGYAGFADAIGNCRVMFILD